A stretch of Sinorhizobium meliloti DNA encodes these proteins:
- the istA gene encoding IS21 family transposase, with amino-acid sequence MRRVREILRYRFEQGLGHKSIAVRVGAAPSTVRETLRRAAIAELSWPLGDDISDAVLEAALYKAGGTKTGHRRSPEPDWTQVHRELKRKHMTLQILWDEYISRYPEGYRYSRFCDLYRGWAMKLPVTMRQDHAAGDKLFVDYAGDTVTVVVDRLSGKTRQAHLFVAVLGASSLSYAQARWSETLPDWIECHILALEFFGGAPALLVPDNAKVAIIKACHFDPQVNRTYCGMAAHYGSAVLPTRPRRPRDKAKVEAAVRIVERWLLGRLRHRTFYSLAEVNAAIGQLLHDLNDKRVLRRVGATRRQLFEELDRPALRPLPVERYVFAEWRIRRAGLDYHVEIERHYYSVPYRFAREQVEARITANTIEIFHKGERIAAHRRSSGNGKHTTIPDHMPSAHRRFADWTIERIQREASAMGPDVALLCERILADRPHPEQGFRACLGIIRLNKSFGRDRVNAACGRALEIGARTYGSVRSILDNHLDRTAASNGAAPHEQIHHANIRGPRYYH; translated from the coding sequence ATGCGGCGTGTCCGCGAGATATTGAGATATCGCTTCGAACAAGGACTTGGCCACAAGTCGATCGCGGTTCGGGTTGGAGCTGCGCCATCGACGGTGCGCGAGACGCTTCGGCGTGCGGCCATTGCGGAGCTATCGTGGCCGTTGGGTGACGACATCAGCGATGCAGTCCTGGAAGCGGCGCTTTACAAGGCAGGCGGGACGAAGACGGGTCATCGTCGGAGCCCTGAGCCGGACTGGACGCAGGTCCACCGCGAGCTGAAGCGCAAGCATATGACGCTGCAGATCCTTTGGGACGAATACATCAGCCGTTATCCGGAGGGCTATCGTTACAGTCGCTTCTGTGACCTCTACCGCGGCTGGGCGATGAAGTTGCCTGTGACGATGCGGCAGGATCACGCGGCCGGCGACAAGCTGTTCGTCGACTACGCCGGCGACACGGTCACGGTTGTCGTTGATCGGCTGTCCGGCAAGACACGGCAGGCGCACCTGTTCGTGGCGGTTCTGGGAGCATCCAGCCTTTCATATGCGCAGGCACGTTGGAGCGAGACGCTTCCCGACTGGATTGAATGCCATATCCTGGCGCTGGAGTTCTTTGGCGGTGCGCCAGCCTTGCTGGTTCCCGACAATGCCAAGGTAGCGATCATCAAGGCCTGCCACTTCGATCCCCAGGTCAACCGGACGTATTGCGGGATGGCGGCCCATTATGGCAGCGCCGTCTTGCCGACGCGGCCGCGACGCCCGCGGGACAAGGCGAAAGTGGAAGCTGCGGTTCGTATCGTCGAACGTTGGCTGTTGGGCCGGCTGCGCCATCGCACATTCTATAGTTTGGCCGAGGTCAATGCGGCGATTGGCCAATTGCTCCATGATCTCAATGATAAGCGCGTTCTGCGCCGTGTCGGCGCCACGCGCCGCCAATTGTTCGAGGAGCTTGATCGTCCGGCTTTGCGACCGCTGCCTGTCGAACGTTATGTCTTTGCCGAATGGCGTATCCGGCGCGCCGGGCTGGATTATCACGTCGAGATCGAGCGGCACTATTATTCCGTTCCCTATCGCTTTGCCCGCGAGCAGGTCGAGGCTCGTATCACCGCCAATACGATCGAGATCTTCCACAAGGGCGAGCGAATTGCCGCTCACCGGCGCTCCAGCGGCAACGGCAAGCACACGACGATCCCCGATCATATGCCCTCTGCGCATCGCCGCTTTGCCGACTGGACGATTGAACGGATTCAACGCGAAGCCTCTGCGATGGGGCCGGATGTTGCGCTGTTGTGCGAGCGCATTCTTGCCGACAGGCCTCATCCCGAGCAGGGCTTTCGAGCTTGCCTCGGCATCATCCGCCTCAACAAGAGCTTCGGCCGCGACAGGGTCAATGCCGCTTGCGGCCGTGCGTTGGAGATTGGCGCACGAACCTATGGCTCGGTGCGATCCATCCTCGACAATCACCTTGACCGGACGGCTGCCTCAAATGGAGCGGCGCCGCATGAACAGATCCATCACGCCAACATCCGCGGACCTCGCTATTACCACTAA
- a CDS encoding DUF4917 family protein: protein MMQYPDAMQSIARATNKYLLLGNGFSIALKPDIFTYGSLYENADFSRAPYLRKIFDALGTRDFEVIIRHLSDTARILEVYRPKLAKLAAGLRNDAEIVKDVLVQVIASRHPSRPYEVSADQYRSCRSFLRPFRSIYTLNYDVLLYWALMHSDLEDQPLNHDDGFRHPIENEDAPYVSWQQASSATVSYLHGALHLFDRGTEITKYTWSKTDLPIVDQVRDALNEDKFPVFVAEGTSSVKMERILHNAYLHKALRSFEACMKAGTGALVVFGHSLAPNDAHVLRCIAAGGVANLLVGLYGDPESATNREAIKQAQSLMNLRSRLRGERWPLAVKFYDAASAHVWDG from the coding sequence GTGATGCAGTACCCCGACGCGATGCAGTCTATAGCTCGCGCGACGAACAAGTACCTGTTGCTCGGAAACGGTTTCAGCATCGCGCTGAAGCCAGACATCTTCACGTACGGCTCACTGTACGAGAACGCAGACTTCTCCAGGGCACCTTACCTACGGAAGATCTTTGACGCGCTGGGAACGCGGGACTTTGAAGTGATCATCCGCCACCTCTCGGACACCGCACGAATTCTCGAGGTATACCGGCCGAAACTCGCCAAACTTGCCGCTGGCCTTCGAAACGACGCCGAAATTGTCAAGGATGTATTGGTCCAGGTGATCGCGAGCCGCCATCCCAGTCGGCCATACGAAGTCTCTGCCGATCAATACCGCTCCTGCCGATCATTCTTGAGGCCGTTTCGATCTATCTACACCCTGAACTATGACGTCCTCTTGTATTGGGCGTTGATGCACAGCGACCTCGAGGATCAGCCACTCAACCATGATGATGGTTTCCGTCATCCAATCGAGAACGAAGACGCTCCCTACGTTTCTTGGCAGCAGGCGTCTAGCGCCACCGTCTCCTACCTACACGGCGCGTTGCACCTGTTCGACCGCGGGACTGAGATAACGAAGTACACTTGGTCAAAGACAGATCTGCCGATTGTCGACCAGGTCCGCGACGCTCTTAACGAGGACAAGTTTCCGGTCTTCGTTGCCGAGGGCACCTCGTCAGTCAAAATGGAGCGCATTCTCCACAACGCATACCTCCATAAGGCTCTTCGGAGCTTCGAAGCCTGCATGAAAGCAGGAACCGGTGCGCTGGTGGTCTTCGGGCACTCTCTCGCGCCCAATGATGCTCATGTCTTGCGCTGCATTGCGGCGGGTGGGGTCGCCAATCTCTTAGTTGGGTTGTACGGAGATCCCGAAAGCGCCACAAATCGCGAAGCGATCAAGCAGGCGCAGTCTCTCATGAACCTGAGGTCTCGGCTGAGAGGTGAGAGATGGCCGCTCGCAGTTAAGTTCTATGATGCCGCGAGCGCACACGTGTGGGATGGGTGA
- a CDS encoding IS701-like element ISRm31 family transposase, translating to MIRRSWMAGASIETTLELWASSLRDVKARMRGLFTQERVAASANLFLDGLLGDERRKTGWMRAEAAGDPGPWRQQAILGRGRWDADALRDIVREYVVENLATDDAVLVIDETGFLKQGKTSCGVARQYTGSAGKITNCQIGVFAAYVSDRGHAFIDRALYLPKSWTGDPARLAAAHVPQATAFATKPGLAVEMIRRALAANVPFSWVAADAVYGVGDIEGTLRRACKGYVLGVKSDHHFGSWSGKPPVAGTAQEIARDLDPSAWQRLSAGEGTKGARLHDWAYCELADLDADEYNETKSGLWTRGLLIRRNISDGDLAFFTTWCPAGTGIQTLVSVEGHRWAIEDSFETAKNELGLDHNETRSWHGWHRHVSLVMLAFAMMAVIRYRANDATPQKRLRMPTIRI from the coding sequence ATGATTCGGAGGTCATGGATGGCAGGTGCATCAATCGAGACGACGCTTGAGCTTTGGGCATCATCGTTGCGCGACGTGAAGGCTCGCATGCGCGGACTGTTTACGCAGGAGCGAGTTGCAGCCTCTGCGAACCTTTTCCTGGACGGCTTGCTGGGTGACGAGCGGCGTAAGACAGGTTGGATGCGTGCTGAGGCGGCCGGTGATCCCGGCCCGTGGCGGCAACAAGCCATTCTGGGGCGCGGGCGCTGGGACGCGGACGCACTTCGCGACATCGTGCGAGAGTATGTCGTAGAAAACCTCGCCACGGATGATGCGGTCCTGGTCATCGATGAGACGGGCTTCCTCAAGCAGGGCAAGACATCGTGCGGTGTTGCACGTCAATATACAGGTTCGGCTGGCAAGATAACGAACTGCCAGATCGGTGTGTTCGCCGCCTATGTGTCCGATCGCGGCCATGCCTTTATCGATCGAGCCCTGTACTTGCCCAAGAGCTGGACTGGCGATCCGGCAAGGCTTGCAGCAGCTCATGTTCCTCAGGCTACAGCCTTCGCTACCAAGCCAGGCCTGGCTGTCGAGATGATACGGCGTGCGCTGGCAGCCAATGTGCCGTTTTCATGGGTGGCCGCAGATGCGGTCTATGGCGTCGGGGACATCGAAGGAACCCTGCGCCGAGCCTGCAAAGGCTACGTTCTTGGGGTTAAATCGGACCACCATTTCGGCTCGTGGTCGGGAAAGCCTCCGGTCGCCGGCACAGCGCAGGAGATCGCCCGTGATCTCGATCCAAGTGCATGGCAGCGTCTTTCCGCCGGTGAGGGCACCAAAGGCGCTCGGCTTCATGACTGGGCCTATTGCGAACTCGCCGACCTCGATGCCGACGAATACAACGAGACGAAATCTGGGCTTTGGACCCGTGGCCTCCTGATCCGGCGCAATATCAGCGACGGTGATCTCGCATTCTTCACCACATGGTGCCCGGCCGGGACGGGCATCCAGACGCTCGTTTCCGTTGAAGGCCATCGCTGGGCGATCGAAGACAGCTTCGAGACCGCCAAGAACGAGCTCGGACTCGATCACAACGAAACCCGGTCATGGCATGGCTGGCATCGCCACGTCTCCCTCGTCATGCTCGCCTTCGCCATGATGGCGGTGATCCGATACCGCGCCAATGACGCGACGCCCCAAAAAAGACTGCGGATGCCGACCATCAGGATTTAA
- the rpsA gene encoding 30S ribosomal protein S1, producing the protein MSATNPTRDDFAALLEESFAKTDLAEGYVAKGIVTAIEKDVAIVDVGLKVEGRVPLKEFGAKAKDGTLKVGDEVEVYVERIENALGEAVLSREKARREESWQRLEVKFEAGERVEGIIFNQVKGGFTVDLDGAVAFLPRSQVDIRPIRDVTPLMHNPQPFEILKMDKRRGNIVVSRRTVLEESRAEQRSEIVQNLEEGQVVEGVVKNITDYGAFVDLGGIDGLLHVTDMAWRRVNHPSEILNIGQQVKVQIIRINQETHRISLGMKQLESDPWDGIGAKYPVGKKISGTVTNITDYGAFVELEPGIEGLIHISEMSWTKKNVHPGKILSTSQEVDVVVLEVDPTKRRISLGLKQTLENPWQAFAHSHPAGTEVEGEVKNKTEFGLFIGLDGDVDGMVHLSDLDWNRPGEQVIEEFNKGDVVRAVVLDVDVDKERISLGIKQLGRDAVGEAAASGELRKNAVVSAEVIGVNDGGIEVRLVNHEDVTAFIRRADLSRDRDEQRPERFSVGQTVDARVTNFSKKDRKIQLSIKALEIAEEKEAVAQFGSSDSGASLGDILGAALKNRQNNE; encoded by the coding sequence ATGTCTGCAACCAACCCCACCCGTGATGATTTCGCAGCGCTTCTGGAAGAGTCCTTCGCCAAGACGGACCTCGCCGAAGGCTATGTCGCCAAGGGCATCGTCACGGCGATCGAAAAAGACGTCGCAATCGTCGACGTCGGCCTGAAGGTCGAAGGCCGCGTACCGCTGAAGGAATTCGGCGCCAAGGCCAAGGACGGCACGCTGAAGGTCGGCGACGAAGTCGAAGTCTATGTCGAGCGCATTGAAAACGCACTCGGCGAAGCAGTCCTCTCGCGCGAGAAGGCCCGCCGCGAAGAGAGCTGGCAGCGCCTGGAAGTCAAGTTCGAAGCCGGCGAACGCGTCGAAGGCATCATCTTCAACCAGGTCAAGGGCGGCTTCACCGTCGATCTCGACGGCGCCGTAGCCTTCCTGCCGCGTTCGCAGGTCGACATCCGTCCGATCCGCGACGTGACGCCGCTGATGCACAACCCGCAGCCCTTCGAAATCCTCAAGATGGACAAGCGCCGCGGCAACATCGTCGTTTCGCGCCGCACGGTTCTCGAAGAGTCCCGCGCCGAGCAGCGTTCTGAAATCGTTCAGAACCTCGAGGAAGGCCAGGTTGTCGAGGGTGTCGTCAAGAACATCACCGATTACGGTGCGTTCGTCGACCTCGGCGGCATCGACGGCCTGCTGCACGTCACCGACATGGCATGGCGCCGCGTCAACCATCCGTCGGAGATCCTGAACATCGGCCAGCAGGTCAAGGTTCAGATCATCCGCATCAACCAGGAAACCCACCGCATCTCGCTCGGCATGAAGCAGCTCGAGTCCGATCCGTGGGATGGCATCGGTGCGAAGTATCCGGTCGGCAAGAAGATCTCCGGTACCGTCACGAACATCACCGACTACGGTGCGTTCGTCGAGCTGGAGCCGGGCATCGAAGGCCTGATACACATCTCCGAAATGTCCTGGACGAAGAAGAACGTTCACCCCGGCAAGATCCTGTCCACGAGCCAGGAAGTCGACGTGGTCGTTCTCGAAGTCGACCCGACCAAGCGCCGCATCTCGCTCGGCCTCAAGCAGACGCTCGAGAACCCGTGGCAGGCCTTCGCGCATAGCCATCCGGCTGGCACGGAAGTCGAAGGCGAAGTCAAGAACAAGACCGAATTCGGTCTGTTCATCGGCCTCGATGGCGATGTCGACGGCATGGTCCACCTCTCCGACCTCGACTGGAACCGCCCGGGCGAGCAGGTCATCGAAGAATTCAACAAGGGCGACGTCGTCCGTGCTGTCGTTCTCGATGTGGACGTCGACAAGGAGCGCATCTCGCTCGGCATCAAGCAGCTCGGCCGTGATGCGGTCGGTGAAGCTGCCGCTTCCGGCGAACTGCGCAAGAACGCCGTCGTTTCGGCTGAAGTCATCGGCGTCAACGATGGCGGCATCGAAGTGCGGCTCGTCAACCACGAGGACGTCACCGCCTTCATCCGTCGCGCCGACCTCTCGCGCGATCGCGACGAACAGCGTCCGGAGCGTTTCTCGGTCGGCCAGACCGTCGATGCGCGGGTCACCAACTTCTCCAAGAAGGACCGCAAGATCCAGCTGTCGATCAAGGCTCTGGAAATCGCGGAAGAGAAGGAAGCCGTCGCTCAGTTCGGCTCTTCCGACTCGGGTGCTTCGCTCGGCGACATTCTGGGCGCTGCGCTCAAGAACCGCCAGAACAACGAGTAA
- the aroA gene encoding 3-phosphoshikimate 1-carboxyvinyltransferase, which produces MSHGSNPRPATARKSSDLKGTLRIPGDKSISHRSFMFGGLAAGETRITGLLEGEDVINTGKAMQAMGARIRKEGDTWIIDGVGNGALLAPEAPLDFGNAGTGCRLTMGLVGVYDFDSTFIGDASLTKRPMGRVLDPLREMGVQVKSAEGDRLPVTLRGPKTPNPITYRVPMASAQVKSAVLLAGLNTPGITTVVEPVMTRDHTEKMLQGFGANLTVETDAEGVRTIRLEGRGKLTGQVIDVPGDPSSTAFPLVAGLIVPGSDITILNVLMNPTRTGLILTLQEMGANIEVMNKRLAGGEDVADLRVRHSELKGVTVPEDRAPSMIDEYPVLAVAAAFAEGTTVMNGLEELRVKESDRLSAVADGLKLNGVDCDEGEASLVVRGRPGGKGLGKISGGQVKTHLDHRIAMSFLVMGLASEHPVTVDDATMIATSFPEFMGLMTGLGAKIEEAENKAA; this is translated from the coding sequence ATGTCTCACGGCTCGAACCCGCGGCCCGCCACCGCACGCAAGTCTTCCGACCTCAAGGGCACCTTGCGCATTCCGGGCGACAAGTCGATCTCGCACCGCTCCTTCATGTTCGGCGGTCTTGCCGCGGGCGAGACGCGCATCACCGGTCTCCTCGAAGGCGAAGACGTGATCAATACCGGCAAGGCCATGCAGGCGATGGGCGCCAGGATCCGCAAGGAGGGCGACACCTGGATCATCGACGGTGTCGGGAACGGCGCGCTGCTCGCGCCCGAGGCACCGCTCGACTTCGGCAATGCCGGCACCGGCTGCCGGCTGACGATGGGCCTTGTCGGCGTCTATGATTTCGATTCCACGTTCATCGGCGACGCCTCGCTGACCAAGCGCCCGATGGGCCGCGTGCTCGATCCGCTCCGCGAAATGGGCGTTCAGGTGAAGTCGGCCGAGGGCGACCGGCTGCCGGTGACGCTGCGCGGGCCGAAGACGCCGAACCCGATCACCTATCGCGTGCCGATGGCGTCTGCCCAGGTGAAATCCGCCGTGCTGCTCGCCGGCCTCAATACGCCCGGCATCACGACCGTCGTCGAGCCGGTGATGACCCGCGACCATACGGAAAAGATGCTGCAGGGCTTCGGCGCCAATCTGACGGTCGAGACCGATGCCGAGGGCGTGCGCACCATACGCCTCGAGGGCCGCGGCAAGCTGACTGGCCAGGTGATCGACGTGCCGGGCGATCCGTCCTCCACAGCCTTTCCGCTGGTGGCGGGGCTCATCGTTCCGGGCTCGGACATCACCATCCTCAACGTGCTGATGAACCCGACCCGTACCGGCCTCATCCTGACCCTGCAGGAAATGGGCGCCAATATCGAAGTCATGAACAAGCGGCTTGCCGGCGGCGAGGATGTCGCCGATCTGCGCGTGCGCCATTCGGAGCTCAAGGGCGTGACGGTGCCGGAGGACCGCGCGCCGTCGATGATCGACGAATATCCGGTGCTCGCCGTCGCCGCTGCCTTCGCCGAGGGCACGACCGTGATGAACGGACTGGAGGAGCTCCGGGTCAAGGAGTCCGACCGCCTGTCCGCCGTGGCGGACGGCCTGAAGCTCAACGGGGTGGATTGCGACGAGGGCGAGGCCTCGCTGGTCGTACGCGGCCGCCCGGGCGGCAAGGGCCTGGGCAAAATCTCGGGCGGCCAGGTGAAGACCCATCTCGACCACCGCATCGCCATGAGCTTCCTTGTCATGGGACTTGCCTCGGAGCATCCGGTAACGGTCGACGATGCGACGATGATCGCGACGTCCTTCCCCGAATTCATGGGCCTGATGACGGGACTGGGCGCGAAGATCGAAGAGGCAGAGAACAAGGCAGCCTGA
- a CDS encoding recombinase family protein — MATFLYARVSTTEQSLDHQRTQAEKAGFTFDHVIADHGVSGVSVLMKDRPEGRRLFDMLRNGDVLVVRWIDRLGRNYADVTDTIREFIRRGVIIRTIINNMTFDGSTTDPVQMAVRDSLIAFMAATAQAQAEATKEAQRAAIAQLKAKDDGSYKGRKPSYTREQFSQVLDMDGNGASVSEIAKTTRLSRQTVYRIKEDPGAAEKSLAVWGA; from the coding sequence ATGGCAACGTTCCTCTACGCCCGCGTCTCGACCACCGAGCAGTCCCTTGATCACCAGCGAACGCAAGCAGAAAAGGCTGGCTTCACCTTCGACCACGTGATCGCAGATCATGGCGTGTCCGGTGTCTCTGTCCTGATGAAAGATCGCCCGGAAGGAAGACGCCTCTTCGACATGCTCCGGAATGGTGACGTGCTGGTCGTACGCTGGATAGATCGCCTTGGCCGAAACTACGCTGATGTGACAGACACGATCCGCGAGTTCATTCGCCGGGGCGTAATCATCCGCACGATCATCAACAACATGACCTTTGACGGCTCCACGACAGACCCCGTCCAAATGGCCGTCAGAGACTCCCTGATCGCTTTCATGGCTGCGACAGCACAGGCCCAGGCGGAAGCCACGAAGGAAGCTCAGCGGGCCGCCATTGCCCAGCTGAAGGCCAAGGATGATGGTAGCTACAAGGGACGGAAGCCAAGCTACACGCGCGAACAGTTCTCACAGGTCTTGGACATGGACGGTAACGGCGCGTCCGTCTCGGAGATCGCCAAAACCACACGCCTGTCCCGCCAGACGGTCTACCGGATCAAGGAAGACCCGGGAGCGGCTGAAAAGTCTTTGGCGGTATGGGGCGCGTGA
- a CDS encoding TIGR02300 family protein translates to MAKPELGTKRIDPETGRKFYDLNRDPIVSPYTGKSYPLSFFEETSVAKVLEKEEEEDVKEVDTENTEVELVSLEEADDEASGGDDLPDLGDDDVEIEGDDDDTFLQTDDEDDDDDMSDIIGVSDEDDDV, encoded by the coding sequence GTGGCAAAACCGGAACTTGGAACAAAGCGCATCGACCCGGAAACGGGGCGCAAATTCTACGATCTGAACCGTGATCCGATCGTCTCCCCCTACACGGGCAAGTCCTATCCGCTGTCCTTCTTCGAAGAGACCTCCGTCGCCAAGGTGCTCGAGAAGGAAGAAGAGGAAGACGTCAAGGAAGTCGATACCGAGAACACGGAAGTCGAACTCGTCTCGCTCGAGGAAGCGGATGACGAGGCCTCGGGCGGCGACGATCTGCCGGATCTCGGCGACGACGATGTCGAGATCGAGGGCGACGACGACGACACCTTCCTCCAGACCGACGACGAAGACGATGACGACGACATGAGCGACATCATCGGCGTTTCCGACGAGGACGACGACGTCTGA
- the cmk gene encoding (d)CMP kinase has product MTFVIAIDGPAAAGKGTLSRRIAEQYGFHHLDTGLTYRATAKALMDAGLPLDDEAVAEKTAREVDLSGLDRAVLSEHSIGEAASKIAVMPAVRRALVEAQRAFARKEPGTVLDGRDIGTVVCPDAAVKLYVTASPEVRAKRRHDEIVAGGGKADYTAIFEDVKKRDGRDMGRADSPLRPAEDAHLLDTSEMSIEAAFQAAKTLVDAALKEKI; this is encoded by the coding sequence ATGACCTTCGTAATCGCCATCGATGGACCTGCGGCCGCCGGCAAGGGAACGCTCTCGCGCCGGATCGCCGAGCAATACGGCTTCCACCATCTCGACACGGGGCTGACCTATCGCGCGACCGCAAAGGCACTCATGGATGCCGGATTGCCGCTCGACGACGAGGCGGTGGCCGAGAAGACGGCGCGCGAGGTGGACCTTTCCGGGCTCGATCGCGCCGTGCTTTCCGAGCATTCGATCGGCGAGGCGGCGTCGAAGATCGCCGTCATGCCGGCCGTGCGCCGGGCGCTGGTCGAGGCGCAGCGAGCCTTCGCGCGCAAGGAGCCGGGTACCGTCCTCGACGGGCGCGACATCGGCACGGTCGTCTGCCCTGATGCGGCGGTGAAGCTCTATGTGACCGCTTCCCCCGAAGTGCGGGCGAAGCGGCGCCATGACGAGATCGTCGCCGGCGGCGGAAAGGCTGACTACACCGCGATTTTCGAGGACGTGAAGAAGCGCGACGGGCGCGACATGGGGCGTGCCGACAGTCCTTTGAGACCTGCCGAGGACGCGCACTTGCTTGATACTTCCGAAATGAGTATAGAGGCGGCATTCCAGGCGGCGAAGACGCTGGTCGACGCCGCCCTGAAAGAGAAAATTTGA
- the istB gene encoding IS21-like element helper ATPase IstB: MLAHPTLDKLNAMGLAGMAKAFGELVANGEAEHLSHAEWLGLLLEREWSSRYDRKLAARLRFAKLRHQATPEDVDYRADRGLDRALFMKLLGGDWINAHDNLAICGPSGVGKSWLACALGHKACRDDRSVLYQRVPRLFAQLALARGDGRYARLQRTLGHVQLLILDDWGLEPLNEQARHDLLEILEDRYGRKSTIITSQLPVSAWHGVIGDPTYADAILDRLVHNAHRIELSGDSLRRNLPRKA; this comes from the coding sequence ATGCTTGCCCATCCAACACTGGATAAATTGAATGCCATGGGCCTGGCCGGCATGGCAAAGGCCTTTGGCGAACTTGTTGCCAACGGCGAAGCCGAACATCTCTCGCACGCCGAATGGCTCGGACTGCTGCTCGAACGGGAATGGAGCTCCCGTTACGATCGGAAGCTTGCGGCACGCCTCAGGTTTGCCAAGCTTCGCCACCAGGCCACCCCAGAAGATGTCGACTATCGCGCCGACCGCGGCCTCGACCGTGCTCTCTTCATGAAGCTGCTCGGTGGCGACTGGATCAACGCCCATGACAATCTGGCCATTTGCGGCCCCTCGGGTGTCGGAAAGAGTTGGTTGGCTTGCGCTCTCGGCCACAAGGCTTGCCGAGACGATCGCTCAGTTCTCTATCAGCGTGTCCCAAGGCTGTTTGCCCAGCTTGCGCTCGCGCGCGGTGATGGCCGCTACGCCCGCCTGCAACGGACCTTGGGCCATGTTCAGCTCCTGATACTGGATGATTGGGGGCTCGAGCCGCTCAACGAACAGGCCCGCCACGACCTGCTGGAAATCCTCGAAGATCGCTATGGACGCAAATCAACGATCATTACCAGCCAACTTCCCGTGTCCGCATGGCACGGCGTCATTGGCGACCCAACCTACGCCGATGCCATACTCGACAGGTTGGTCCACAATGCCCACCGCATCGAATTGAGCGGCGATAGTCTGCGCCGAAATCTACCGCGCAAAGCTTGA